The genomic region GCAACCTCGCTCCTGATCCGCTCGCTGGCGCTGCACGAGGTGCGGCTGCGCGACTGGTGGCGTGTCGCCGTGCGCGAACTGCCTACAGGTATCGTGCTCGGCACCATCCTGGGCCTGATCGGCATCATAAGGATCACGCTGTGGCAGACGCTCGGCCTGTTCGATTACGGCCCGCATTGGGCGCTCGTCGCCGCGACCGTCGGTGCCGCACTGATCGGCATCGTCACGTTCGGATCGCTGTGCGGCTCGATGCTGCCGTTCATCCTCAAGCGCATCGGCTTCGACCCGGCCAGCGCGTCCGCGCCATTCGTCGCGACACTGGTCGACGTCACCGGCCTCGTGATCTATTTCGGCGTTGCCGCGGTGATCCTGCGCGGGACGTTGTTGTAGGAGACTGCGTGGGCAGAGCGCTGCGCTGCGTCCACAAACTCACCGTCGTCCCGGCGAAGGCCGGGACCCATAACCACAAGCCGTCGTGATTGAGCCGGTCGCAGTTCCTCATCGCCTGGTATTAGTACCGTCGACTATCCGTTAGATCACGCGGTATGGGTCCCGGCTTTCGCCGGGACGACGGCGGTCTTTGCTTCGTTCCACAACGCGTCCATCTCCTCCAGCGATGCGCTATCGAGCGAACGCCCCTTCGCCGCCAGCGCCTTCTCGATATAGGCAAAGCGCCGCTCGAACTTGACGTTGGTCGCACGCAGCGCGGTTTCCGGATCGGCGTCGACGTGGCGGGCGAGGTTGACCAGCGCGAACATCAGGTCGCCGGTTTCCTCCGCGATCTCCGCCTTGTCGTTGCGGTCGAGCGCGGCCTCGATCTCGTCGGCCTCCTCGCGGATCTTGGCGAGCACGGCGCGCGGGTCGTTCCAGTCGAAGCCGACGGTGGATGCCTTGCGCTGCAGCTCCATTGCGCGCGTCAGGGCAGGCAGGCCCGCCTTCACGCTCGCCAGCAGCGATTTGTGCGCGGTCTCCTCGGGCGGCCGCCGCGCGGCGCGCTCGGCCTTCTCCTCGGCCTTGATCCGTTCCCAGGCGCTCTTGACGCCGGCCGGCTGGATGTTGCCGTCCTTGTCCGCGAAGACGTGCGGGTGACGGCGGATCATCTTGCTGGTGATCGCCTCGACCACATCGCCGAACGCGAACGCGTTCTGCTCCTCAGCCATCCTGGCGTGATAGACCACCTGCAACAGCAGGTCGCCGAGTTCCTCGCGCAAATCGTCGAGATCGCCGCGCGCGATCGCATCCGCAACCTCATAGGCCTCCTCGATCGTGTAGGGCGCGATGGTCTCGAAATTCTGCACGAGGTCCCAAGGGCAGCCGGTCACCGGCGTGCGCAGCGCAGCCATGATCTCGATCAGGCGGGAAATGTCGCGGGAAGGGGTCATGGAGCACCGCTGTATGAGAGGTATGGCCGTTATGCCAAATCGGCCCTGTCGATCCCAGCAAAACACGCCGGAAACACGGCACTGTCCACGGATTGGCTACGGCGCCGCCAGGTGCTAAATCGCGTTCCATGACCGATCAGAACGCTTCCGACACCGCGCTGGTGCTGTTTTCCGGCGGCCAGGATTCCACCACGTGCCTTGCCTGGGCCTTGTCGCGCTTTGCCCGCGTCGAGATGCTCGGCTTCACCTACGGCCAGCGCCACGCGATCGAGCTCGATTGCCGGGACCAACTGCTGGCCGGGATCAAGCGCGTTCGGCCGGAATGGTCTGCGAAACTCGGCGACAGCCACACGCTTGATATCCCGACGCTGTCGGAGATTTCCGACACCGCGCTGACCCGCGACGTCGCAATCGAAATGGGCGCGGACGGCTTGCCGAACACCTTCGTGCCCGGCCGCAACCTCGTGTTCCTCACCTTCGCGGGGGCGCTGGCCTATCGGCGCGGCATCCGCCACATCATCGGCGGCATGTGCGAGACTGACTATTCCGGCTATCCGGATTGCCGCGACGAGACCATCAAGGCATTGCAGTCCGCGCTCAATCTCGGCATGGCCAGGGATTTCGAGCTGCACACGCCGCTGATGTGGCTCGACAAGGCCGCGACCTGGCGGCTTGCGCACGAACTCGGCGGAGCAGGGCTGGTCGACCTGATCCGCGAGCACTCGCACACCTGCTATCTCGGCGAACGCGGCGCGCAGCACGATTGGGGCTATGGCTGCGGCGAATGCCCGGCCTGCAGCCTGCGGGCCAAGGGCTGGCGCGAATATGTTGCGCGGGGTGGCCCGTGACCGTGGGCAGATCGCCGTCCGCAGGGGCGCGCTGCCAAAATATCGAAAACAACCCCATGCAAAGGAGCCGGCGGCTGCCGGCGTTCGACACGGCAACTTGACACGTCGGGCAACTCAGCGATACTTTTCCATTATACAGAAATATGGCAGGGGCGATCCGGTACGCTGCGGCTTCTCGGCTCCAGCAGTCCCGTCTCTGGAATCCGTGCGCGCGGTTCTGTCCCCGTCGTCGTCCCGGCGAAGGCCGCGACCCATACGCCGCGGCAGGCATTGTAGGTAGGACTCGTCGTTCCAGCATCGCGTAACAATTTGCATTTGGGGTCATGGGTCCCGGCCTTCGCCCGGACGACGATGAGGATGAGTTCGCGATTCAAGGCGCCCCACCACGCGATGTCATCACCCGCGCATGCGCATGCAGGTGATCATGGCATTCGAGGCTACCTAAAATCCGCCGCCGTCAGCTCGATCGGCTTGCCGTGCGGGGTGCGGTCGGCGGCGCGGTCCCAGGCGTCGCGGTAGCGGTGCAGTGTCTCATGCGTCGTGACGCCCTTGGCGGCCACGAGGTGCTCGAGGGTTGCCAGCCAATGCTGGTAATAGGTCTCGCCGGTGTCGGGATCGCCGGCAGCCTGCGCGCGCTTGATCTGGTCGGCGAGCGCGGCAGCCCATTCGGTCCAGGTGAACACGCCGCGGTCATGCAGGCTCAACGCCATGGCGAATGCCTGCGCTTCCCAGGGGGCGCGGAATACCGGGCCGTCCTGATCGCGGGGGATGCTGGAGACGGCGCTGGTCGCGCGCGCAGCGGCGCCTGCATCCATCAGACAGCCTCCAGATAGGGCTCGAACGCGTCGATCGAGACCTTGATGGTCGGATCGGAGTCCGGTCCCCACAGCTCGCGTCCGTCGAACACGACGGTGTACAGCCATTGCGGATGTTCGCCGGCGTCGTTGGCGACCGTATCGGGAAATACGTGACAGCCATGATCGCGCTCGACCACCCCGACGTGACCGCGCACGTAGCGCGGCAGCCGCGTGTGGGTGGCGGGATGGATGTTCTTCGCCCGCACCCGATCGCCGGCCTTGAATTTCGCAGGTCCCGGCGCGGCGCGGCCGAACTTGCCGCGCACCATGATGCGCTCGATGTCGGCCACCGAGAACTTGCCGTGCTTGAGCGCTTTCGCCGGCGCGACGGCATGCCCAGCGGCGACGTCGTCGTTCGAGATGAAGCCCTTGTCGAGCAGCAGGGCTTCCAGCCCGAGCAGCCATTTCCTGTAGTAGGAGCTCGACAGATAGACCTGCGGGGGCAGGGTCTCGCGATAGAAGCGCGAGGCGTCGATGTTGAAGGCGCCGGCCGCGCCCATCGCGCGGACCATGGCGAGCACCCGGGATTCCCACTCCTCATGGAACATCGGCTCGTTCGGCTCGGGCTCGACCTTGCCGAACCCATCCATGCCGCCCATGTCGTGGACGCCGTTCATGACGGCGCTCCCGGTTTCTTGGGAAAGCCGGTGCCGATCATGGAATCGCGCGTCACCAGCTCGGCGAGCTGGTCTTCGCTCAAGCCCTCGGTGCCTTCGGGCCGCATCGGCAGCACCAGAAAGCGCGTCTCCGCGGTCGAATCCCAGACCCGGATTTCCGTCTCCTTCGGCAGGCTGACGCCGAAATCGGCGAGCACGCCGCGCGGATCCTTGACGGCGCGCGAACGATACGGCGAGGCCTTGTACCAGACCGGCGGCAGCCCCAGCATTTCCCAAGGGTAGCAGGAGCACAATGTGCAGACGACCATGTTGTGGCGGCCAGGCGTGTTCTCGATCGCGACCAGATGGTCGCCGACCCGGCTGACATGGCCGAGGGTGCCGACAGCCTTGCTGGCGTCCTCGAGCAACGCCTTCTTGAAGGCGGGATCGGTCCAGGCCTTGGCGACGACGCGGGCGCCGTTATGCGGGCCGATCTTGGTCTCGTAGGCCTGCACGATGGCGTCGAGCGCGGCAGCCTCGACATAGCCCTTCTCGGTCAGGATCGATTCCAGCGCACGGACGCGCAGTTCGGTCTCCGACAGTTCGGAATGGTCGTGATCGTGGTGGTGATGATCATGTTCGCTCATGCCCACAGAATAGGCGAAACCGTCGTGCTATGTCGAGGCAGGCAGTACACAAGAATGCGAGCGGGGAGGTATGCGTGGTTGATGATGTGACGATCGAGAAGGGGCTCGGACCGGAGGGACGGATCGCGGTGGTGCGGTTCGACCGCGGCGACGGTATCAACGCGCTGTCGCCGGAGGCGCTGCGGCAGCTGACCGACGCGGCGCGCAGTTTCGAGGACGATGGCGAGACCTCGGTGGTGGTGCTGACCGGCGGCGCCAAATCGTTCAGCGCCGGCTTCGACCTCAAGGATGCCGAAGGGCGTTCGCGCCAGACCATGGACATGGGCGCGCTGCGCCGGCACCTGAAGCTCGGGCCGCGGCTGACGCGCGCCTGGCAGGACATGGAGCAGGTCACGATCGGCGCGATCGAGGGGTTTTGCGTCGGCGGCGGCGTGGCACTCGCGGTCGCGCTGGATTTCCGCGTCATGGCGCGCGACGCGCATATGCGGGTGCCGGAAATCGCGCTCGGCATGAACATGAGCTGGCAGAGCGTGCCGCGCATGCTGCATCTGATGGGACCGGCGCGCACCAAGCAGGCGGTGATCCTGGCCGACGACCGGATCTCGGCCGATGAGGCCTACGAATGGGGCTTGGTGGAGCAGGTGACCGATCCCGGAAGGTCATATGAAGCCGCGATGGCGCTCGCGGCCAAGATCGCCGCCCAGCCGCCGATCTCGGTCGCGATGACCAAGCTGACGGTCAACCGGCTGGCACATGCGCTCGACGATCTCGCCAGCCACATGGACCTCGACCAGTTCGCGCTGGCCAGCCTGACCGAGGATCACAAGGAAGGCGTCGCGGCGTTCCTCGGACGGCGGAGGCCGCGCTTCAAGGGGCGCTGATACGTGTCGTTCAGGAGCCCTTCCAGGCTTCGGAATGGCGAAGGCCCTGACGCCGGGCCGAGCGTCAGGGCCTTTGCGGTGCGGAGACGACCCCAGCACCTTTCAGGGCCTGGGAGCCGACAGTGGGGTCATCCGCCTGCACCGTTGTCGAGATCTAGCAGGCAACAAATAGCATGCGCCCGTCGCCGGCGTTCGCATTTGCATATGTGAATCGGCCTCTCGTCGATCCTAGGTTCCCGGGATCAAGGCTGCGCAGTGGCGAGCGATGGTTGCTTCCTCGTTGGTTGCTATGACGAGCACATCCACTGAACTATCCTCGCAAGCAATGTGCAGCTGTGCCGCAGCGTTGGCGGATGGATCGAGCTGGACACCCAGCCATCGGAGCCGTTCGCAGACCTGCTCGCGAATCTCGCTCGCGTGCTCGCCGATACCGCCTGTGAACACCAGGCATTCCAATCCGCCCAGCGTGCCAGCCATCGCGGCGACTTGTTGCGCGATGCGGAACGTGAAGAGGTCAACCGCTTCCTTCGCGGCGGGCTCCTGGCTTGCGAGCAGGACACGCATGTCGGAGGACAGGCCTGAAACGCCGAGCAGCCCCGATTGGTGATAAAGCAGCTGCTCAAGGTCGTCGACCGACATGCCGTTCTGCTGCTGGAGG from Bradyrhizobium elkanii USDA 76 harbors:
- the mazG gene encoding nucleoside triphosphate pyrophosphohydrolase, with translation MTPSRDISRLIEIMAALRTPVTGCPWDLVQNFETIAPYTIEEAYEVADAIARGDLDDLREELGDLLLQVVYHARMAEEQNAFAFGDVVEAITSKMIRRHPHVFADKDGNIQPAGVKSAWERIKAEEKAERAARRPPEETAHKSLLASVKAGLPALTRAMELQRKASTVGFDWNDPRAVLAKIREEADEIEAALDRNDKAEIAEETGDLMFALVNLARHVDADPETALRATNVKFERRFAYIEKALAAKGRSLDSASLEEMDALWNEAKTAVVPAKAGTHTA
- the queC gene encoding 7-cyano-7-deazaguanine synthase QueC, producing MTDQNASDTALVLFSGGQDSTTCLAWALSRFARVEMLGFTYGQRHAIELDCRDQLLAGIKRVRPEWSAKLGDSHTLDIPTLSEISDTALTRDVAIEMGADGLPNTFVPGRNLVFLTFAGALAYRRGIRHIIGGMCETDYSGYPDCRDETIKALQSALNLGMARDFELHTPLMWLDKAATWRLAHELGGAGLVDLIREHSHTCYLGERGAQHDWGYGCGECPACSLRAKGWREYVARGGP
- a CDS encoding nitrile hydratase accessory protein — its product is MDAGAAARATSAVSSIPRDQDGPVFRAPWEAQAFAMALSLHDRGVFTWTEWAAALADQIKRAQAAGDPDTGETYYQHWLATLEHLVAAKGVTTHETLHRYRDAWDRAADRTPHGKPIELTAADFR
- the nthB gene encoding nitrile hydratase subunit beta — translated: MNGVHDMGGMDGFGKVEPEPNEPMFHEEWESRVLAMVRAMGAAGAFNIDASRFYRETLPPQVYLSSSYYRKWLLGLEALLLDKGFISNDDVAAGHAVAPAKALKHGKFSVADIERIMVRGKFGRAAPGPAKFKAGDRVRAKNIHPATHTRLPRYVRGHVGVVERDHGCHVFPDTVANDAGEHPQWLYTVVFDGRELWGPDSDPTIKVSIDAFEPYLEAV
- the nthA gene encoding nitrile hydratase subunit alpha; this translates as MSEHDHHHHDHDHSELSETELRVRALESILTEKGYVEAAALDAIVQAYETKIGPHNGARVVAKAWTDPAFKKALLEDASKAVGTLGHVSRVGDHLVAIENTPGRHNMVVCTLCSCYPWEMLGLPPVWYKASPYRSRAVKDPRGVLADFGVSLPKETEIRVWDSTAETRFLVLPMRPEGTEGLSEDQLAELVTRDSMIGTGFPKKPGAPS
- a CDS encoding enoyl-CoA hydratase/isomerase family protein, producing MVDDVTIEKGLGPEGRIAVVRFDRGDGINALSPEALRQLTDAARSFEDDGETSVVVLTGGAKSFSAGFDLKDAEGRSRQTMDMGALRRHLKLGPRLTRAWQDMEQVTIGAIEGFCVGGGVALAVALDFRVMARDAHMRVPEIALGMNMSWQSVPRMLHLMGPARTKQAVILADDRISADEAYEWGLVEQVTDPGRSYEAAMALAAKIAAQPPISVAMTKLTVNRLAHALDDLASHMDLDQFALASLTEDHKEGVAAFLGRRRPRFKGR